From Flavobacteriales bacterium, a single genomic window includes:
- a CDS encoding TolC family protein, which yields MKQRIMIWGIGLLLCFAAPLTAQDASTGFTLEKAIQYGLENNRQVKNAYLDVQIAKKKIWETTSMGLPQISGEVGYQHFIDLPVSVAPAEAFGGPPGEFAELKFGTKNNVSAGITVSQLLFSGEYLIGLQAAKTYARYSEEQKKKTDIDIRDAITTSYIQALMAKRNREVLEENQQQIAGLVKEIKAMHEAGFVDGLDVDILVLQEAQLNDAVAKSKAFETTAADLLKLQMGYPQDQSITFEDELKTLAEAALSASAFPAFDVNSQIDVKLAISGEALSLLEVKRQKSTRYPTLAGFLNHSQNAYRNQFNFFNNGSWYPTTIAGLTIQIPIFDSRGQASRIKQAQFALEQVGNTRKLLEDKANMEYQSALTSWNASLSAFKTAKNNLQLAERILERMTIRHKEGLATSTELIQTQNQLITTKIAYYNASAELLLARARIQKLLNQ from the coding sequence GGGGTTCACGTTGGAGAAAGCCATTCAATATGGATTGGAGAACAACCGGCAGGTTAAAAATGCTTACCTGGATGTTCAGATCGCCAAAAAGAAAATCTGGGAGACGACCTCAATGGGGCTGCCTCAGATCAGCGGTGAGGTGGGATACCAACATTTTATTGACCTGCCTGTGTCCGTTGCACCGGCCGAAGCTTTCGGAGGTCCTCCCGGTGAGTTTGCGGAGCTGAAGTTCGGAACAAAGAACAATGTGTCTGCCGGGATCACGGTGAGTCAGTTGCTGTTTAGCGGTGAGTATCTCATAGGCTTGCAAGCTGCCAAGACCTATGCCCGCTATTCCGAGGAACAAAAGAAGAAGACCGATATAGATATCCGCGATGCGATCACCACCAGCTATATCCAGGCGTTAATGGCCAAGCGTAACAGGGAAGTTCTGGAAGAAAATCAGCAGCAGATCGCCGGGCTGGTCAAAGAGATCAAAGCCATGCATGAGGCTGGTTTCGTGGATGGATTGGATGTGGATATCCTTGTTCTACAAGAGGCCCAGTTGAATGATGCGGTAGCCAAATCCAAGGCATTTGAAACAACTGCTGCCGATTTGTTGAAGTTGCAAATGGGTTACCCACAAGACCAGTCGATCACATTTGAAGATGAACTGAAAACATTGGCTGAAGCGGCCCTTTCAGCATCCGCATTTCCTGCTTTTGATGTCAATTCACAAATAGATGTGAAACTGGCGATATCAGGTGAAGCATTATCGTTGCTGGAGGTGAAGCGCCAAAAGTCTACACGTTATCCTACGTTGGCCGGTTTTCTGAACCACTCACAGAATGCCTATCGCAACCAGTTTAACTTTTTCAACAATGGGAGCTGGTATCCGACGACCATTGCAGGCCTGACGATACAAATACCAATTTTCGACAGCCGCGGACAGGCATCCAGGATCAAACAGGCCCAGTTCGCGCTGGAGCAGGTGGGAAACACCCGGAAGTTACTTGAAGACAAAGCAAACATGGAATACCAGTCTGCTTTGACCTCATGGAATGCATCGCTTTCAGCATTCAAAACGGCAAAAAACAATCTCCAGCTTGCTGAACGGATCCTGGAAAGAATGACCATCCGCCATAAAGAAGGTCTGGCTACAAGCACGGAGCTCATCCAGACACAAAATCAACTGATCACAACAAAAATAGCTTATTACAACGCTTCGGCTGAATTGCTGCTGGCCAGGGCGCGTATTCAAAAACTCCTGAATCAATGA
- a CDS encoding efflux RND transporter periplasmic adaptor subunit, producing the protein MMYKKHLLWLPVAALIFGCQEQEPNEAIRKLKSERDSLKTVYGEIGSRLTEIESELVKLDTAHKVKTALVTTYMVEPDSFAHFFEVQGVVEADQSVQITAETAGKVKQILVKEGDAVRAGQTLITLDSDVLYSRLAEVETQLKLAQTVFDKQKNLWDQGIGSEIQFLQAKANKEGLEKTMNTVREQVQSAIVKAPYNGVVDEVFIKLGEMAMPGIPLVRVVNTEKPYLVADVSERYVQDIRKGNPAVVNFSMLNDQWYDAEVRSVGKYINPDNRSFRIYLSINNANVELRPNMLSVVRVRDFMQDTALTVPSSSIMQDAQGKDYIYTAENKQAVKKFVETGLSYDNKTHIKQGLRKGENVIVVGARNIKEGDKIEVKN; encoded by the coding sequence ATGATGTACAAGAAACATTTGCTTTGGCTGCCTGTTGCCGCCCTTATATTCGGTTGCCAGGAACAAGAACCCAATGAGGCTATTCGTAAGCTCAAATCTGAAAGAGATAGCCTGAAAACCGTGTACGGAGAGATTGGGTCAAGACTCACGGAAATCGAATCCGAACTGGTGAAGCTGGATACCGCTCATAAAGTAAAAACCGCGTTGGTGACAACCTATATGGTGGAACCCGATTCGTTTGCCCACTTTTTTGAAGTGCAAGGCGTGGTGGAAGCTGATCAGAGTGTACAGATCACGGCTGAAACGGCTGGTAAGGTGAAGCAGATCCTCGTGAAAGAAGGGGATGCTGTAAGGGCAGGACAAACCCTGATCACGCTGGATAGCGACGTCCTGTATTCCCGCCTCGCAGAAGTGGAGACACAATTGAAACTGGCTCAAACGGTATTTGACAAACAAAAGAATCTCTGGGACCAGGGAATCGGTTCGGAAATTCAGTTTCTTCAGGCAAAGGCCAACAAAGAAGGACTTGAGAAAACCATGAACACTGTACGGGAACAGGTACAAAGTGCCATCGTAAAGGCCCCTTACAACGGTGTGGTTGATGAAGTATTTATCAAATTAGGTGAAATGGCGATGCCGGGTATTCCGCTTGTTCGCGTGGTTAATACCGAAAAGCCTTACCTCGTGGCCGATGTTTCGGAACGGTATGTTCAGGATATCAGGAAAGGGAATCCCGCTGTGGTGAATTTCTCTATGCTGAACGATCAATGGTACGATGCGGAAGTGAGGTCTGTGGGAAAATACATCAACCCCGATAACCGCTCTTTCCGCATTTACCTGTCCATAAATAATGCGAATGTCGAGCTCCGCCCCAACATGCTTTCGGTGGTTAGGGTAAGGGATTTTATGCAGGATACCGCACTGACCGTTCCTTCTTCCAGCATCATGCAGGACGCACAAGGCAAGGACTACATCTATACAGCTGAGAATAAGCAAGCCGTGAAAAAGTTTGTTGAAACCGGCCTTTCATACGATAATAAGACACACATCAAGCAAGGGCTCCGAAAGGGTGAGAACGTGATCGTGGTAGGCGCACGTAACATCAAAGAGGGTGACAAAATTGAAGTGAAGAACTGA